Within Chroicocephalus ridibundus chromosome 11, bChrRid1.1, whole genome shotgun sequence, the genomic segment AGCTCTGGGGCTCCTTTTGAAATGCCTGTTCCAAGAGGCACTGACATGAGTGGACATCATGAAACAGCACAGGGAGCTTCCGCCTGCGCGCATTTGTGTGGATTACACTGCATATCCAAGGCGAAGTTCTTGCTCCGCACAACCTTTGCAGAGTCTATTTACCAACTAActgcacagcagaaaggaaactttAACTGAGATTTGGGTTATCAGATATTCTAGGActttattttgcatgaaaactCTCTGATATAAGAATTAGTCTAAATTAGTCTGTAATATcgagaaaaaaatccttatgggCAAGCAATTTTCATAATTAGCAGCGTTCAAGAAGTGTCCTCAAACTCCTTAAAAGCATGAGTGGTTAGAATCAGATCATTTTGGAAACCCACCACTTTTCTAACTCTGATCCCAGTAGAGACTGAGTTGGTAAAAGTTGCAGAAAGCAGAAATCACTGAAGATGTTTTCTGAGATCTAGTTCAGAGACCTGATCAGACTTCCTCCAGCTTCGGTCACGGGCCAGAGCCCGCAGCAGCGACGTGTTCagccaggcagaaggaaagcaatGTCTGCTGGGAGGGTCAGTAATTTTAGTTTAGTAATTGTTACAaatagtcaaataaaaaaaatacagtctaaCACTAACAGGCCCTTTTTAGTTTCGGTACCTTCTCACACATGGCAACACGTGACAGGAAGGCAGAAAATGGCAGAGCTGGTTTCTTCCAACACCTTTCCTGGCCCAGGGATCAGTAACCACCTAATGTCTGTGCTCCCACCCAGAGCTCTTTAGTCAACCACGAATTCACCTCCATTTTTTTCAACCTTTtaggcctgttgcaacaggcagCCGCAAGACAACGCGCAGCACAAGTGAAAATACAAAGCGCACCAGGGTCCCCTCTCCCAACTTGCTTTCCATTTCTGCCTTCCTCAACAGGATGAGGAGCCTTTCCCTCCTTCGCGAGCCTTTGTAGGCGTGCTCACCTGCGGTATCCCACCGCAGCCAGCCTCGCCAGGACTCCCGGGGGGAAACACTCCCCTCCCAGCCCGCTCCAGCCCTCCCATCTCTGCCAGCCGGGGGAAGGATGGGTAACAGCTCCGCTGAGCCCGGCTCCCCTTAAAGCACAACCAGACTGTGTCCCCCAGTGCCTCAGCTGCTAACACAAACACCTACTGATTTTATTATTGCTCCTTTACGCCTCATTGGATAGCACAGCTTTGTTCTTTGCGAAAATGACAAATTCAATGATAGAAAGGTTGCGGTAAGTCTGTGAGCCTTCCCTGTGGCAGCAATCTCTGCTTGAGGTATCGTACATTGCTGCTCGCGAGGAGCTTCGGGGCAAAATTTGTCCTGACCAATACTTAGTAAGAGTTGGTCTCTCTCCTGCCTGTACTGCTTTTCCACTCTTTCGGGAAGTCCCCAGCCTCTGTTTAAAAACGCGGTCGTAAAAATGCTTGGGGAAAGTTATTCTCCCACTTAAAACTGATTTGGGTGTGTTGTGTGTGTTGCTCAACAAGGCAGGAAAGGCTTGTACTGAGGAGCAATGGAGGGAAGGCTCTAAGCCACAGATACTCCCACTGACGACCTAAAAGCCATCAAACCAACCCAGCATAAGACAGCGGTGTTTGACACCTGGAGGGGCGCAAAGGCAGGGCAAACTTTCAGCCAATACTTTGTGCGATGTCCACGACGTTTTCCACAATTTAAGAAAGGTAAGAATTTAATTAACTTAACAAAGTGGTTActttttgttcagttgttttAGAGGCCTAGAAGTGAAACTTTCCACCCTGAGGACTTCTCAGGGCATAGGCGGGCCCAGggagaaagccacagaaaaagtGATgtattttgcagaggaaaaccCACTTAGTCATAGTTCTCTGAAAACAAGCTGTGACTATTCTGCACATTGATGGTGTAGGCTCTGAGGACATCCCATGAGGGGGTGAGCGTCAGTAGCTTCTCCGGATTTAACCGCGGGCTCAGTACATTGTATTACTGAGCTCCTAGCAGGACTAGGTATACCTGACTTTAATGAAAATTCAACTAAATGTACATTAAAACACTAATACTACCCAGTTTTTCCATGTGTCATCTTTGTCGGGGCAGCTGTGACATTGCTTCTGCCCCCTGATGGCACGGACTCTTGTGTAGCTGGCAGACAGAATACACAGTaaagacaaagtttaaaaaaaaaaaacaaaccgtgTGGTTTTCCTTTTGCGACTGAGCACTTCTGGCACTTcctcttttttccaaaaaggaagagagaatttGAAGCAGATAATAAATATAATGGTAATTTCCTTTAGGGCTTCATAAGTGGATTCTGGAAATTTCCATTTGAGCCAATAGGGTTTCTGTTTCTGGAACAGGCTGATAAAGGTTTTAATTAGAAGTgtagcttttatttgttttattagaatGATGTGAATAATGCTTCAGTAGTCCAGTCACATTTagctgctgagcagagggagcagctaacattttgcaaagtatttaatGTCCCAACGATGGCAAAGGCAAGCATGTTTACAGTCTTTAGTGTATTATATAAATGTTTTCCTCTGCATGAGTCTCATCTTCCAGGGCACTATGGTTCCCTGCACGTTCCGGTCTCCAAAATGCAACGAAGCTGCACAACAGAGTAAAAACAATGCTGTTAAACAAGAAACAGACGATAGAAACACAGGAGAAGCGCAGACAGCTAAATCAACCAGCTcactggaaaaatgtaaaatatgcaaAACCACTTATTTAAGCATGACTGATAACGAATCATTTTTCCACTTACGAGACAAGCCACACTTGAAGTTTGCATGCTCTCTAATGCAATGAACTAAGTTATACTCATTTTTGCTTACTAACTAATAATAGCAGaacttattaatttctttttccaatgTTGCCTATTaacttgagtttaaaaaaagaaagtcaaagtaTGTGGTGGAACCGTCAGCATACtcacaatgttttctttctgcaacCTAGTTTGTCCAATTAGCTAAAGCGGGAACAGAATACTTACTTTGGAAAGTCACCCGTCGTCTTTGTATTGTATAAATATTCTAAGGACCATCCAgggtgaaaataaagaaaaaagaaaaacaaacaattttcttTAAACCATCAGAAGCAAGTAAAGTAGCaggttcacaaaaaaaaaaaaataattcaagtgtAAGAAACTAAATATGGGAACTTTAAGCAGATGTTTTCAGTATGGGAAATCCCCATTATTTCCATGAGATTTAATTCAGATGGCTTGGTCTGACCAACAGCCTCTATGGAGAAAGTCtggcacataaaaaaaattattggatATAGTTATATGAAACCAGTGCCCCTCCCATTGGGAAAGACTGGGACAACATGGCAACTGAGGAGGAATGGGTAGGAGGAAATGAATGGTGCAGGGGAGGGGGATTTGTATCACGCATCTCCTCACCAGACGGTGGGTTGACTGGTTGCTAAGGAGTCCGAGACATAAAATGACGAGACCACACTGGCACCTCGCTGTTCTGTGCCCCCGAGGCTAAGGGGGAGAGCCGAGCAAGCAACGACAGCACAGAGTGTGGCCGCACAGAGACCTTCGCTCACTTCCCTGAAGCAGGAGACATGTGGCATCTGCCACAGTTGTGATTTCATGTACCCGACCCACCTGAATAACCACCTGTGAAAAGCACTTACTTCTGGTGACAAACAGAGACACAAAAAGGATGACTAGAAGCACCACACACAAACTAATCCCAATGTATAGCCAGTTTTCTGAATACTGCTGACTGGGACGCGACACAGACGGGTTCTGTCGAACACAAAACAGATGAGCATTAGTGGCACTGACAGTAAGAAGCCCATACAGTACCCAAAGGCCATTTGCGTGTTTCGCAACCCTGCAGTAAAAGTGTACTTGAGAGCAAGAGCATAATTTGAGATACAGGACTAGTGCCAAGCAGCGTCACTGCAACAGTGGCGTGAACCACGCTGTTAAACACCTTATTTCTTGAGATAGTCAAAGGATCTGAAGTTCTGACAAATCCCATCTGTTCAAGTTTAATACTATTTAGTGAATATTTTAGTTAGTTTTTAGGATTAAGTTATCTGcaggtgtcacacacacacactttttgtCAGCTTATTCAGTAGTTTTTCAAGGCTTTATACTGATAAGTAAATATGCCTTCTCCGTACATCGGTCTTTATTTAGGCAAAGCTTCTTTCTGAAGCCAGCCATCAGATACCCAACCTCTCGTAAGGAACTCAGGCCAGGGAAGACACAGAAGCGCAGTATGGTCCCTGATGTACACCCTGCACATGCAGCAGTATGAACGCCCACAGCACATCCTGCCTTGTAGCATGTCCCAGCAGGCCTTCCCAAAGGCTAACTTGGCTGTCTTCTCTTCCCGATAAAATCCGGGTGATGCTCCTGCCTCTCACTCTGCAACGGGTGCTGGAGGACTCATCAGGACGGACGCAGAGCTGCCCGTTTGAGGCCCCCCTGCTCGGGGCGTGCAGGCACATCGCTGTGCTCTCAGACAGTCCCATTTCCACCCCTCCCTGTATCCTGCCGTACCTGCAGGTTGGAGGTTACATCCCAGCAGTCTGAGGTGTTTGAGCAGGGACCAGGGGCCTGAAAGGCAATGAAGATGTTGCTAAAGCTCTTCCTGAATTAGTAGGAAGTACTTTATGCATGCAAAGCAGGTTTTCCCCCCACTTTAATAATAAGCACATAAGCATTCTTTCATAAGCACTAAATGTGctgcctacagaaaaaaaataaaaatcttcttttgCAATCAAACCAAAACAGTACAAGTGAACTGTGGGGATGAGCCAATAGCCTCTTATGTCTACCCACTTTGTCTAGGTATGCTGTAGCACAGCTGGGATGCTTACGGTCTGAGGAGCTTCCGAAGGAGAAACCGGTGGCCACGTTCTTGTGGTGGTGAAGGATGATTCACTGGTGCTCCCAGGAGCTGAGCAAAGGCAACACAAACACGTCACTCGCACAGAGAACCATTCTGCCTCGACAGAGGCACGTTTGTACTGCTGACTTGGGACCACCAAACTTAAGTATCTCTCTATCAGGGGTCTTGGCTCTGCACGCTATAAAAGAGGTTGGAGCCTTCAGAGGGCAGcaaaaaaattctgaatattgGAGCCTCTGCTGCCCTTTTCAGAGCTTCGAATCCCTTCCAGGAAACAATTAGCTCTTGCTGTTATCTCAACATAGGGCCTGGAAGGAAGGAGTCACCAAGGTAGGCATCTGGTTTTGGAGCCAAGAAGAGGCAGTTGATGCCTAAAGCAAACTTAGGTTATCTGACGAAAAGTGATTAAGGATAGCTCAGGGCCTTGAAAGAGCAAGTGGTGCAGAGTTAGTGAAAGCGAGACTTTGACAGTCCCAGACAGCTATACAATGAACGGACTGACCAAAGTGTGATATATTTGCATAAGGAACTGCAGCATATTTTGGGGTAATTTCCCagagcaaagctgtttgcagcatTTAAAGTTCAGAGCTACAAACTTATATCTTCCATATCATTGGTCTCAGTTTCTCCATGTGTTGTCAGATGATATACAACCCTCCCAAAAACAACATCTCCTGTTCACATTATGACAACCGCAGCTGGTTCCTTTGATGTTTTAAATTGTTACCCTTATCCCAGTAGCTTTATTTTGAAGAGGACAGGATCATCTGCTTCGCTGTTCTCTTCCATTGGAGATTCTGGAGCGTTCCTGCATCAGAGGCACATGGCCACCTGCCCTTTCCAGTCCCCCTCTGTGTGAACATGCACCTACTAacttgtattttgaaaacataaaaaattgtTCCACCAGCAGCTAAGGAAGACATCACAGGGTTAAGAAAACCCATGAGTTCCAAGATTGGATGCCATGATATTTGTAACCAGAACAGAAACAGTGTGAGAAAGTTTTCACTTCCTCTTCCAAAACGGAAACGCAACTGTTGTAACATTTTGAAGTTGCTTAGCTGGAAACCTCTGAGATGGAGGGGGAAACAAGAACAGCAtccctgatttttctttcaaattccagAGAATAAGCTATTGTAACACTGCGAgttctctcttgcctttttcagactgaaaaagatGCAGCTGAGTGGGTATACGATAGAAGTCTATAAATTTGTGAGTGGAATGAGGAAACCGAGTGAGGAATAGCTGTTCACTGTCTCTTCCACTACACTGAGGAGCCTCACATTATTAAATATGCACAGGCTACAGAGGACGGGGGGAGCCTGCGAGACACACATTATACCAAGGTAGAAGAATACTTTAGCGCTGTATCAGAAAATTACTGCCCTGCTTCTACGATCCTCCTTAATCATCTGCTGTTGACTGCTACTGGAGATAGGATCTTGAATTAGATGCACTTTTGAGATAGTCCAATAAAACAGTTCTATGTTATAGAGCCAGAAATAAATTGATTAAACAGTGGGCAGACCCAGCTCCTAAAAATTTGTGGTTTACTGCTCATGGGAtgcatttccagaagaaaaggtGAGATTTTATaccacaaagaaaacaacataccAAAACAACAGCCACAAGAAAAACAGTGCTTGCAGCACCAATAAAACTTTGACTTAAGCATAACACCTGGAAGCAAACTTCCTCCCACGTATACATGTTCCTTCTGTTGGACTCTCTATATAATGTCAGGCAGAATTTAAATCCAAGTTCTGATCTCTGGTTTTATGGTAATGTTTAGTAAATTTTagccaagaagttcctgtcatctctcattttgtttccttcacAAGATCCCCATTTGCAATAAAGCTTATATATGCTGTTGAGATTAATACTTGGACAAAAGTTACCTGAGGTCTTTTCAGAGGTGTAAGTGTGAGGACTTGCAGTAGAGATTCtagctgatgttaaaaaaaaataaaacaaaaccaatatacattatAATTAACCTTAGTGTTCATTTACatagtgaaaaagagaaaatgtttccataataAAAATTTGCTAGCACCAGCTACACAAGTACATCTGTCAGCCACTTGTTCCATATATGATCATGCTTTTTACAAACAAGAGAAAGACTAAAAATCAAAGGaagagttgattaaaaaaaaaaaagtctatacaAATTTTGTGTCCCTGGGCTTTACTCTAGAAAcaagcagggaaaacgaagcacTGTTTTCTAGGAAAAGGGTACAACTATAACGCTTTGGATGAATTAAGTACCCTATGcctgtctcctgggctgcatcaaaagcagcgtggccagcagggcgagggaggggattctgcccatctactctgctctggtgagagccccctgcagtgctgcatccagctctggagtcctcagcacacgAAAGAtgcggacctgttggagcgagtccagagaaggcacaaagatgatcagggggctggagcacctctcctatgaggacaggctgagagggctggggttgttcagcctggagaagagaaggctccggggagaccttatagccccttccagtccctaaagggggcctacaggaaagatggggagggactctttatcaggaatgGGGCGATAGGAtgaggttttaaactgaaagaggggagatttagattagatattgggaagaaattctttactctgatggtggtgagcccctggcccaggctgcccagacaagctgtggctgccccatccctggaggggttcaaggccaggctggatgggtcttggagcagcctgggctggtgggaggtgtccctgcccagggcaggggtttaagcttccttccaactctaaccattctatgaatctgtgcTGCCCTTTCTCTTAAATTCTTCACATGGCGTTTCTAAGAAAGCTCAGTAGTGCTACGCACCATGAAACAAAGCACCATgtcctttttttaattgcagtgacCATGCTGGGATTACAACAATGCCAAAAACAGCTTAATTTAAACAGCATTAACAGCAGATCCGCAAAGTCCTAAAGATTAGTCCTATGGATGATTATAGAAACCAGGGAAtgatttcaaaattttgaaatcCAGACTCAAGAGCAGATTTCCCACAATAGTACTGACACAAGAGAGCATCTCTGCACTCACCTTTCTCTACCACAACGTTGTGATTACTTATCTGATCATTGAACAACCCTGAGATCTCCACGCGGCAGCAGTATGTCCCACTGTCGGCTTCCACAGCGTTCACAATCGTGAGGGAGACATCGCCCGTCACCAGATTCCCTTTCAAAATATACCTGCTGTTGGACCGCTGTGTCACCTTCCACCCATCTGTCCAGATAATGGTCTGGTAACATTTTGAAGCAGGGCACTTGCCACGACCCCAGCACATTGATGTGATGTCTTGTTCTCTCCTAACACTGTAAAAGCAGGGCACAGTGATATTCTGACCAACCTTTCCTTTCACAAGTGATCCCGATACAGTGGggcctgtggaaaaaaaagacaaatgtagcTGTTGAGCCCAGTGCGTGCAAGTGGAAGCTTCTCATGCATCTCGCTTGACCTGATACCTCCCATCATGCAAACACCACCAGGCATTGCTGGATTGAGTTTTCCACAAATAGACGTGAATCCCAGCAGGACCGATGTGGTGAGGGATAATGGTCGGGCCAGCGATCTGTTCAGAATGTGTCTCTagccagagaaagaagaaacacaccttctgcagcctctgcaggTAGGCAGAGAGGTGAAAAGAGCACAATTTACATCTTCACAACTTGGTGGCTTCTCTTTAGCCACGTCCAGTCTGTTAgctcttcattttttaacttaGTTCAGATTTAATCCAAGCCACACATGAGGGAACGGTAAGACACTGACTTTCACTAAAACCGTTGTGGGAAACTCTCCCTCCCTTTCAATGGAAAGCCACTAAATAGCAGGTTCCATCAGAATGATCGCTGCTAAAcgcatttcctttcttcttgcctAATAACTGATTTTGCCTATTCCTATCAGGAGagatttttcagagttttttctgagaaatttgATACGCTCTTTTTTCACTACcttattttcttccctcattcTTATGCAGTTTCTAATTTGTTTGGTTCCCATTAAAAGTCATCTTTCATGTTTCACACTATTCAAGTCAAAACAGTGAGACCCGGCAGCCAGCAGCCCATTCATCACAGTGAGATAGtttcttttactgtatttatACCACTCCAGTCAATATTGCCTTTAGGAGGGTTTCAATAAAAGCTGTATTAAGTGTCAGGCAAAAATCATTTGTGCTCCGGTGATCCAGTCAAAGCCATCCTGTAACCACCACCTTCTAACAGGTTACGCAGTGGGGCTTCCAAGGTGCACGTTCTGTCTGCTTGTACTTCAAAGAAAACTGTTTGCCGTATATTTACCACTACACACTTCTTATCAAATTCAGTAACACAGGATCACATAAGTAAATATTTTGATCTATTCGTATTAACATTTAATGGATAGAATTCTCTGCAGCAAGGACAGGCAACAAGTTATCTCTATTAAAAGTCTAGCCCAGTCTATAATTAGGaagggagctccccgaggccggtcCCCCAGCACGCACCAGCGGACCTCGTGCACTGTACAGTTTGATTGCAATTGTCCCTCgtgaaaaagctgttttccccagctcagctATTTCCCTAACCTAAGCTATTACAGTTAAAAATAAGCCTGCATTGAGAGACTTTGCCACAATAGCATACTAATCtctgaaaatactgtattttatttaatatcaaaAAGCAAGCTCTAAATAAATCTCATCATAAAAGGCTTTATAAAAAACTAGAGGAAATAATATCTGTAATACCCTTTTCTTTCTACTGAACATATTCTACCACCAAATTTGCTGCCCATACTAGTACCACTCTGCAACCTGTTGTTTTCCATGCTATTGCCTTTAACAATGTTTTTCTAAAAGGAGAAATTATCAATTTGTCCCAATAAAATTTCAGCTTGGCTACAAAACACCAGAAGCTACAGCTGACTTTTCTCCCCGTCTTCCTAACCATTCACCTTCACAAAACCTGTTGAAGT encodes:
- the LOC134521802 gene encoding hepatitis A virus cellular receptor 1 homolog isoform X1, producing the protein MKKISFLERRCPKGEQECCSWSSATMSSFFSVNWILLILFTGPTVSGSLVKGKVGQNITVPCFYSVRREQDITSMCWGRGKCPASKCYQTIIWTDGWKVTQRSNSRYILKGNLVTGDVSLTIVNAVEADSGTYCCRVEISGLFNDQISNHNVVVEKARISTASPHTYTSEKTSAPGSTSESSFTTTRTWPPVSPSEAPQTAPGPCSNTSDCWDVTSNLQNPSVSRPSQQYSENWLYIGISLCVVLLVILFVSLFVTRSKCFSQVVIQVGRVHEITTVADATCLLLQGSERRSLCGHTLCCRCLLGSPP
- the LOC134521802 gene encoding hepatitis A virus cellular receptor 1 homolog isoform X2; the encoded protein is MKKISFLERRCPKGEQECCSWSSATMSSFFSVNWILLILFTGPTVSGSLVKGKVGQNITVPCFYSVRREQDITSMCWGRGKCPASKCYQTIIWTDGWKVTQRSNSRYILKGNLVTGDVSLTIVNAVEADSGTYCCRVEISGLFNDQISNHNVVVEKARISTASPHTYTSEKTSAPGSTSESSFTTTRTWPPVSPSEAPQTAPGPCSNTSDCWDVTSNLQNPSVSRPSQQYSENWLYIGISLCVVLLVILFVSLFVTRKYLYNTKTTGDFPNFVAFWRPERAGNHSALEDETHAEENIYIIH
- the LOC134521802 gene encoding hepatitis A virus cellular receptor 1 homolog isoform X3 codes for the protein MKKISFLERRCPKGEQECCSWSSATMSSFFSVNWILLILFTGPTVSGSLVKGKVGQNITVPCFYSVRREQDITSMCWGRGKCPASKCYQTIIWTDGWKVTQRSNSRYILKGNLVTGDVSLTIVNAVEADSGTYCCRVEISGLFNDQISNHNVVVEKAPGSTSESSFTTTRTWPPVSPSEAPQTAPGPCSNTSDCWDVTSNLQNPSVSRPSQQYSENWLYIGISLCVVLLVILFVSLFVTRSKCFSQVVIQVGRVHEITTVADATCLLLQGSERRSLCGHTLCCRCLLGSPP